The genome window CTCTAAGACCTCTTTTCTGCTAAACCTTCTCCCCAAGCCTACCACACCAATAACCGTTATCTAGGCTCTCCTGAAGTGAGAGCTCTCTTTATATGAGGCTTTTGCGAAATCTTTTCCTCATAATGATTTTGAAAGGGATTTAAATCATTGTAAGGCTTTACCGCTAAAATAAATGTGAAAGCCTTACCGGGGGATGGTTGAGGCTCATGTAGGAATGGGCTAATCTACTTAGAAAGCCTTTTAACCCAACGGGTTTTGTCGAAATCATTGTAATTAGCGGTAGATCTCGATCGTTCTCAGAACATTCTTTTGAGAACAGTAACGAGCAGATTAACGGTTCATAGGTCGAGCACCTACGATATAAACTCCTGATAATTTTTATATATCAAGATAGCGGACACTTTTATACGGACGCGTATTTGTAGGGCGGTCTGAAAAAAGAGGTTTGGAAGAATTGCCTCATCTCAAAAAAGCACTCATATTGTTAATGATGCTTTCCATTTCAAGTTGGAATATTTACGTTGCCAGCGCTGCACCCAGTGGGACCATCGACCCACCCGTCGGGGAAGTCGATCCTAACGTGTTGGAGCTGGGTGATGATGAGTGGGTTATCGTAACGTTCAAGAATTCAGCGGGAGCGTCTCTAACTGATGTTGCGAGCACGATTCAATACATCACTCTTGCGGCCGCGGATCTTAACCCGACTCGCGCACAGATCGATTTAACTGCTTCATGGGAGATATACTCGCCAGATAACTTAGTTATTCCTAGAGCAAGCGGCACTGTCATGGGTTCTGTGGATTTAAACGCCATCTACTCACCCTACTCTACTACCGATCTCATCTACCTATACACTTGGGAGCTTGGGTCTCCCAGCGGCACCTTGTCTGCTTACACAGATCCTAATCAATTTGCCAGCGGGCTTAAAGTTTTAAGGCCCCAGGAAATTCTAAAGTTAAAAGTTACCATAAAATGCCAAAAAGTGGTTGGCGACTCTATATTCTGGTTCTTCTTTAAGGCTACTGAAGCTCATTACACGGCGGGAAACTACCCAACGGACATCAATAGCATCGATGCCCAGAATAGAATGAACCTCTACTATTCGAAGCTTCCAGGTCCAGATCAAACAAAATACTGGCTACCTTTGCACAACAGCTACGACCCTTACGATGCGGATATCGGAACCGGCCACAACTTCGAACAACACTCCTGGACTAGGGGTTCAACGATACACGCGTTTGCGAAAGCGAATAAACTAGCCCACCAGAAGCCTAAAGAGGACCCGGAAGACCCACAAGGCCCATATTCTTTCCATATATGCGGCATAAAATTTGATGATTCTAACAGGAACGGATTATATGATGCAGAAATCGAGAAGGGAATCAACGACGTTACAGTTATACTGCTAGGCCCTGACCAAAAAACACTGGCAGAGGAATATTACCCAGGGATGTTCGAGTATCCTCCGCCAGAGGGAAATCCTCTTCTAACCGGTGAGAACATGCTCAGGGGAAGCTACTGCTTCAATCTGGAAAATGTGGATCCAAAAGGCGGCATCGATAAACAAGGGACCTACGAATTCTGGGTTAAAATAGAGGAGCCCACTGGAAGAGAGGCGACTACCCCAACGTTGATAGGACCCATAATCTTGAAAGCCAGCCCTGAAGGTCCTCGAGAAAAACTTGACATCCATTTCGGTAATTCACCGCCAACTACACGGCCACCAATTATGCCAAGCAACCCCGTAGGGGGCATTATCACATCGGTGAATAAGCTCGCCATTATAGCACCATATCTTGTCTTAGTGGGGCTGGCTGGGGCTCTCTCCACACTCACCATAGTGAGGCGAAGACGCAAAGCCTAGCAAACTCCCCTTTTCTTTATTTAGCGTAACCACTTCATCGCAAATAGGGTTCATGACGATTTGTTAGGAAAGGATTTAATCAACCTCGTTCATATGACACAACACAATTTTTGAGTCGCCTAAAAAATTTGATGGAGTTGTATAGCATGCTACGCTTTCGTTCAATTCCTTAGCGAAAATTTAGAATTTGATATTCTTCGCTTAATCAGAAGCATTATTCTAGCGCCAAGTTTTAGGTATTCGCAGGATAGATGGATTGAGAAGCATGAGAGGCCCGTCGCCTTGCTTAGCTCGTTAAAATTTCCCTACATTAAATAAGGGCCTTATGGCTCTTGAAGCAACGAATATGATTACACAAACGATTACAGCCCAAATGATGATGCCGGCGACTAAATTTATCGGTCAACCTTCCACGAGAAGTATTGGGGAGCCACCACCATCCGGACAAGCCACACGAACGAGCACCCGAAAAGGGCCGTCCCCACCAATATCTCAGGCGTGTTTGGAATTAGACCCGTCAACAGGATAATTATCAGTCCGCCGATAATCGCGGAAACCAGAATCTTTAACTTATTTCACCAATATTCTACAGTTAAGCCGTTGTAAAAAGGACTAGTGCAGATCGATTTCTAAGCCTAGGCCTAGAATGGTTTACTATGAACCTTATTCTTCCTCTTAGAGAGCCAATAAAGCTTTCCTCAATGGGATGTCAGATCCTCGAATACGTCATCGTAATTTATGGAAGTTGGGGACGTTAAATCAAAGTCTAGAATGAATAAAGCGGAAGTATTCCAGATATATTCCGATAAGATACAGATAAGAGCTGACGTTTTTAATTTAGAAATAGTTTAGGATTGGTCTTGGAAGATTGTAATTTAAATTTCGCGTAGCATTGTTGAAGCGAAACCACTACCGTCAAGACGTATTGTGATGCTCAAAGGACGTATGATGGATTTGACCCCCGTCCCCGTTGGTCGTAACGTTCTCGCTAATATCGTGGATGGAAATAATTATTAGCGTTTCATACGTGCTAGTCTGTGACGAGTGATGAGCAGAATTAAACTCGATGGCATTTTTGTCCCTCACATAACGCCATTCAATGAAAGAGAGGAGCTCGATGAAGAGGCGCTTCGGCGATGCGTCAGGTTTTGGATGCAGGGTGAAGTTTCCGGCTTAGTGTCATGTGGCAGTAACGGTGAGGCTCCTTATCTTTCACGGGATGAGCGTCGGCGCGTTGTTAGTGTCGTGTTAGATGAAGTCGATGGGCAGACTCCAGTCATCGCGGGGACAGGCAGTATAAGCACACGCGAAACGATTCAGCTCACACGGGACGCGAAGGATCTTGGAGTAGACGCCGCCCTCGTCGTTACACCCTTCTATTTCACACCCTCCAACAGAGAGCTCTATGAGCATTATCGAGCTATCTTGGAGGCGGTTGACCTACCCATCATTCTTTACAGTGTTCCTAAATTTACATCATTCCACCTCGATCTATCGGTAATTGTCCGCCTTGCGTCTGAATACGAAAACGTCGTGGGAGTAAAGGATAGCGGAGATAACATTGGAAGGATAACGAGTACCATTAGAATGGTCAGCGACAAAATTTCTGTACTAGCGGGGACAACTGACGTCACACTTCCAACTTTGATGCAAGGAGGAAGGGGGGCGGTCATCGCCATAGCGAACATATTTCCCAAGACATGCAGCGATCTTTACAAGGCCTATAAACAGGGTGACTACGAACAAGCAAGCAGGCTACAACACTACCTCTCCCATTACAATGATGTGCTCATCAAGCGGTACAATCAACTCGCCGCCCTCAAAGAAGCATTAAACCTCAACGGATTACCTGCCGGCTACCCTAGAAAACCCACATTACCATTAACAAGAGAGGAAAAAAGAGAGCTGAAAAAAATGTTAAAACCCGTAAAAGGCTTCCCGTATGAACACGTCTAACCATCCTACTCCTAACCCTAACTAACCCGCGAACTTCTACAA of Candidatus Bathyarchaeia archaeon contains these proteins:
- the dapA gene encoding 4-hydroxy-tetrahydrodipicolinate synthase: MSRIKLDGIFVPHITPFNEREELDEEALRRCVRFWMQGEVSGLVSCGSNGEAPYLSRDERRRVVSVVLDEVDGQTPVIAGTGSISTRETIQLTRDAKDLGVDAALVVTPFYFTPSNRELYEHYRAILEAVDLPIILYSVPKFTSFHLDLSVIVRLASEYENVVGVKDSGDNIGRITSTIRMVSDKISVLAGTTDVTLPTLMQGGRGAVIAIANIFPKTCSDLYKAYKQGDYEQASRLQHYLSHYNDVLIKRYNQLAALKEALNLNGLPAGYPRKPTLPLTREEKRELKKMLKPVKGFPYEHV